Proteins encoded by one window of Castor canadensis chromosome 2, mCasCan1.hap1v2, whole genome shotgun sequence:
- the Tipin gene encoding TIMELESS-interacting protein, with protein MLEPEENALFDLPGYEHGEDETFPPFPPPASPERGGTGGEPEESGSGAPVPVPPKRTVKRNLPKLDAQRLISERGLPALRHVFDKTKFKGKGHEAEDLKTLIRHMEHWAHRLFPKLQFEDFIDRVEYLGNKKEVQTCLKRIRLDLPILHEDFVSNNDEVGENNNLDVTAAELDPFLTNASESEKFASESSRSLTEEQQKRIERNKQLALERRQAKLLNNSQSLENDTLMNTPRAQTEEVFTGEDQEEESSGLNKDTVDNPCKDTSVHTVNESEQLKVEETQLDHSS; from the exons ATGCTAGAACCGGAAGAGAATGCCTTGTTTGATCTGCCAGGCTATGAGCATGGAGAAGATGAAACATTTCCTCCTTTCCCACCTCCAGCCTCTCCAGAGAGAGGTGGTACAGGAGGTGAACCTGAAG AGTCAGGGAGTGGAGCACCTGTTCCTGTTCCTCCAAAGAGAACTGTTAAAAGGAATCTACCCAAGCTGGATGCTCAGAG ATTAATTTCAGAGAGAGGGCTTCCAGCCTTAAGACATGTGTTTGATAAGACAAAATTCAAAGGTAAAGGTCATGAG GCTGAAGACTTGAAGACACTAATCAGACACATGGAGCACTGGGCACATAGGCTATTCCCCAAACTGCAATTTGAGGATTTTATTGACAGAGTTGAATACctaggaaataaaaaggaagttcAG acCTGTTTAAAAAGAATTCGACTTGATCTCCCTATTTTACATGAAGATTTTGTTAGCAATAATG ATGAAGTAGGGGAAAATAATAACCTTGATGTAACTGCTGCTGAACTAGATCCCTTTTTGACAAATGCATCTGAAAGTGAGAAGTTTGCTTCTGAGTCAAGTAGAAGCCTAACAGAAGAGCAGCAAAAAAGAATTGAGAGAAATAAACAACTGGCCTTGGAAAGAAGGCAGGCAAAGCTACTGAATAATAGTCAGTCCCtagaaaatg ACACGTTAATGAATACACCCAGAGCACAGACAGAAGAGGTTTTTACTGGGGAGGACCAAGAGGAGGAGTCAAGTGGATTAAACAAAGACACTGTGGACAATCCATGTAAAGATACTTCTGTCCATACTGTAAATGAATCAGAGCAACTAAAAGTAGAGGAAACACAACTGGACCATTCCTCTTAA